Proteins from a genomic interval of Candidatus Dormiibacterota bacterium:
- the mltG gene encoding endolytic transglycosylase MltG, whose amino-acid sequence MRATAPRKRSRALGCVQWFVVILFLLPAALGIPAVIGYTWVDHQLNQPANPGNSKVRFVVPPRATFHEVADTLHRTGLIDSVTVFDLYARYKHLDRNVQAGAYELSRNLNMIQILGALQTAIPEEIFVTIPEGYNIKKTAAALDTGGGPVKGSDYIALAVQGQFNYDFLKDLPPGASLEGFLFPDTYLVPRNGTAKELITLQLENFKTHWDDTRKSQAAQRKLNPLQIVTIASMIEREALYPDDRPLVSSVIYNRLAAGWPLQIDATVLYALGRWQASVTKEDRMVQSPYNTYLHTGLPPGPIANPGIKAIDAALQPANTGYFFYLSDPQGHNHYAKTNEEFARLLKQYGLQ is encoded by the coding sequence ATGCGGGCAACTGCCCCGCGCAAGCGCAGCCGTGCCCTCGGCTGCGTGCAATGGTTCGTCGTCATCCTGTTCCTCCTGCCGGCGGCCCTGGGCATCCCGGCCGTGATCGGGTACACCTGGGTGGACCATCAGCTGAACCAGCCGGCCAACCCCGGCAACTCCAAGGTGCGATTCGTCGTGCCCCCCAGGGCGACATTTCATGAGGTCGCAGACACGCTGCACCGGACGGGCCTGATCGACTCGGTGACCGTCTTCGATTTGTATGCACGCTACAAGCATCTGGACCGCAACGTTCAAGCGGGCGCCTACGAGCTGAGCCGGAACCTGAACATGATCCAGATCCTGGGCGCGCTGCAGACCGCGATCCCAGAGGAAATCTTCGTGACGATTCCCGAGGGATACAACATCAAGAAGACGGCGGCAGCCCTCGACACCGGCGGCGGCCCCGTCAAGGGAAGCGATTACATCGCGCTCGCCGTCCAGGGGCAGTTCAACTACGACTTTCTCAAGGACCTGCCGCCCGGTGCCTCGCTGGAGGGCTTCCTCTTCCCGGATACCTACCTCGTGCCGCGAAACGGGACGGCAAAAGAGCTGATCACGCTGCAGCTCGAGAACTTCAAGACGCACTGGGACGACACGCGAAAGAGCCAGGCAGCCCAGCGGAAGCTCAACCCCCTCCAGATCGTCACAATCGCGTCGATGATCGAACGGGAGGCCCTCTACCCGGACGACCGGCCGCTGGTCAGCAGTGTGATCTACAACCGGCTGGCGGCCGGCTGGCCGCTCCAGATCGACGCCACCGTTCTCTACGCGCTGGGCCGCTGGCAGGCCTCAGTGACGAAGGAGGACCGCATGGTTCAGTCGCCCTACAACACCTATCTACATACGGGACTTCCTCCTGGACCTATCGCGAACCCAGGCATCAAAGCCATCGATGCCGCACTCCAACCCGCGAACACCGGGTATTTCTTCTACCTCTCCGACCCCCAGGGTCACAACCACTACGCCAAGACCAACGAAGAGTTCGCCCGCCTCCTCAAGCAGTACGGCCTCCAGTAA
- a CDS encoding DUF1292 domain-containing protein → MPEIPEANGEVQTIELVNEKTGEEESYVVHDVVEIEGETYYVLQAEADEDRVLILRREGESLVTLDDDEHDRVVEQLEEFEEEDEPDDDGGPER, encoded by the coding sequence ATGCCAGAGATACCGGAAGCGAACGGAGAAGTACAAACTATCGAGCTGGTCAATGAGAAAACCGGCGAAGAGGAAAGCTACGTCGTCCACGACGTCGTGGAGATCGAAGGCGAAACCTACTACGTCCTACAGGCGGAGGCGGACGAGGACCGCGTGCTCATCCTTCGCCGCGAAGGCGAGTCGTTGGTGACGCTGGACGACGACGAGCACGACCGGGTGGTCGAGCAGCTCGAGGAATTCGAAGAGGAAGACGAGCCCGATGATGACGGCGGTCCTGAACGCTGA
- the ruvX gene encoding Holliday junction resolvase RuvX yields MRILAIDPGTVRLGLALSDPSGTIAQPLSVLARRSEAEDLKALNDLVERHEVGLIVIGLPRLMNGRIDAAAQQAQLFGAHVAKATGRPVAYWDERLTSVAAERYLIEQGKRRGKRRQEIDRVAATLLLQGYLDYRAGRAPGG; encoded by the coding sequence GTGAGGATCCTCGCGATCGACCCGGGCACGGTCCGGCTCGGTCTCGCGCTTAGCGATCCCTCCGGGACGATTGCTCAGCCACTGAGCGTGCTGGCGCGCCGCTCGGAGGCCGAGGATCTCAAGGCACTCAACGATCTGGTCGAGCGCCACGAAGTTGGACTCATTGTCATTGGGCTGCCGCGCTTGATGAACGGCCGCATCGACGCCGCGGCCCAGCAAGCCCAGCTGTTCGGCGCCCACGTAGCCAAGGCCACCGGCCGGCCGGTAGCATACTGGGACGAACGGCTCACGAGCGTGGCGGCCGAACGGTACCTGATCGAACAGGGCAAACGGCGCGGCAAAAGGCGCCAGGAGATCGATCGAGTGGCCGCCACGTTATTGTTGCAGGGATATCTCGACTATCGGGCTGGTCGGGCACCAGGAGGCTGA